The following are encoded together in the Peromyscus maniculatus bairdii isolate BWxNUB_F1_BW_parent chromosome 22, HU_Pman_BW_mat_3.1, whole genome shotgun sequence genome:
- the Rps15 gene encoding small ribosomal subunit protein uS19, translating to MAEVEQKKKRTFRKFTYRGVDLDQLLDMSYEQLMQLYSARQRRRLNRGLRRKQHSLLKRLRKAKKEAPPMEKPEVVKTHLRDMIILPEMVGSMVGVYNGKTFNQVEIKPEMIGHYLGEFSITYKPVKHGRPGIGATHSSRFIPLK from the exons ATG GCTGAAGTGGAGCAGAAGAAGAAGCGGACCTTCCGCAAGTTCACCTACCGCGGCGTGGACCTGGACCAGCTGCTCGACATGTCCTA CGAGCAGCTGATGCAGCTCTACAGCGCCCGGCAGAGGCGCCGCCTGAACCGCGGCCTGCGGCGCAAGCAGCACTCGCTGCTGAAGCGGCTGCGGAAGGCCAAGAAGGAGGCGCCGCCCATGGAGAAGCCCGAGGTGGTGAAGACGCATCTGCGGGACATGATCATCCTGCCCGAGATGGTGGGCAGCATGGTGGGCGTGTACAACGGGAAGACCTTCAACCAGGTGGAGATCAAG CCCGAGATGATCGGCCACTACCTGGGCGAGTTCTCCATCACCTACAAGCCGGTGAAGCACGGCCGGCCCGGCATCGGCGCCACCCACTCCTCCCGCTTCATCCCCCTCAAGTAG